The following are encoded in a window of Brevibacillus ruminantium genomic DNA:
- a CDS encoding IS1182 family transposase, with the protein MCNLSITPPYYTTQLTLPLEGTVENIVSKRQCAPTFKSYNNRQVQVIFDIEELIPVHHVARVVDEMVEAIPDDKLFSHYPGGGRPSFHPKMMLKVILFGYSQKVYSCRGIEQLTRENIPTMWLAAMQQPDYRTINEFRGRRMKSMMNELYETMILKLIEANYITMENYFLDGTKIEANANKYSFVWKKSTIRFEEKLKEKIRETLRLIEETAKEEELEILADNLMDTVEDPSKLEEIAVGLETHIAVLSDEMENETNTEVRKEKRKRQSTWKKSLKLIRKDFLPRLAKYKAQNETFGDRNSYSKTDSDATFMRMKEDHMKNGQLKPGYNVQMATENQFILFYTIHQRPTDTRCFIPHLEKLASSWLPMPKNVIADAGYGSEENYLYAVGEEKEPRFDFLIPYGTYLKEKTRKAKRDIKSVINWVYVEKDDCFICPNGMKVTFKKYQNKKNASGHEQSYKIYECEDCSGCPFKSQCTKGKGNRQVHWNTIFEEMKAKAKAALECEDKAAIYARRKVEVESVFGHIKGNRSFRRFSLRGLDKVHVEFGIVALAHNLLKVAGIRLATFLKPIRAKKEAGGKTKRFSPSFFTF; encoded by the coding sequence ATGTGTAATCTTTCGATTACTCCCCCATATTATACCACGCAATTAACTCTTCCCCTAGAGGGAACAGTAGAAAATATTGTTTCCAAGAGACAATGCGCTCCTACATTCAAATCATATAATAACCGTCAGGTTCAAGTTATCTTCGATATCGAGGAACTTATTCCCGTGCACCATGTCGCACGTGTGGTAGATGAAATGGTTGAGGCCATTCCTGATGATAAGTTATTTTCTCATTATCCAGGCGGTGGCAGACCTTCGTTCCACCCTAAGATGATGCTAAAGGTCATCCTGTTTGGCTACTCCCAGAAGGTGTACTCTTGCCGTGGTATCGAACAGCTTACCCGTGAAAATATTCCCACCATGTGGCTGGCAGCGATGCAACAACCAGACTACCGTACCATCAACGAATTTCGTGGCAGACGGATGAAATCGATGATGAATGAACTTTACGAAACCATGATCTTGAAGCTCATCGAGGCCAACTATATCACCATGGAAAATTACTTTCTGGATGGGACAAAAATCGAAGCAAATGCCAACAAGTATTCTTTCGTATGGAAAAAATCAACGATCCGATTCGAGGAAAAACTGAAGGAGAAGATCCGAGAAACCTTGCGGCTCATTGAGGAGACAGCCAAGGAGGAAGAATTGGAAATCCTTGCGGATAACCTGATGGATACAGTGGAAGACCCCTCCAAATTGGAAGAGATTGCTGTTGGCTTGGAAACCCACATAGCCGTTTTATCAGATGAGATGGAAAATGAGACAAATACAGAAGTCCGTAAGGAAAAGCGAAAAAGACAGAGTACATGGAAGAAATCCCTTAAGCTGATCCGTAAAGATTTCCTACCAAGGCTTGCCAAATACAAAGCTCAAAACGAAACTTTTGGTGACCGCAATAGTTATTCCAAGACAGATAGTGACGCAACATTCATGCGGATGAAAGAAGATCATATGAAAAACGGTCAACTTAAGCCTGGCTATAACGTACAGATGGCAACGGAGAATCAATTTATCCTATTTTACACCATTCATCAACGTCCAACGGATACACGCTGCTTCATCCCCCATCTAGAGAAGCTGGCTTCTTCCTGGCTGCCCATGCCCAAAAATGTCATCGCGGATGCGGGGTATGGGAGCGAAGAAAACTATCTGTATGCGGTGGGGGAGGAAAAAGAACCACGGTTTGATTTCCTCATTCCTTACGGAACCTATTTGAAGGAAAAAACCCGAAAAGCCAAAAGGGACATCAAAAGTGTAATAAACTGGGTCTATGTTGAAAAGGATGATTGTTTTATCTGCCCAAATGGAATGAAAGTTACGTTTAAGAAATACCAGAACAAGAAGAACGCCTCTGGTCATGAACAAAGTTACAAAATTTATGAATGTGAGGATTGTTCAGGGTGTCCATTCAAATCGCAATGTACCAAAGGTAAAGGGAACCGTCAGGTTCATTGGAATACGATCTTTGAAGAAATGAAAGCAAAGGCAAAAGCAGCCCTTGAATGTGAAGACAAAGCAGCTATCTATGCCCGACGTAAAGTCGAGGTCGAAAGCGTGTTCGGTCACATCAAGGGCAATCGGTCGTTCCGCCGATTTTCTCTTCGTGGGCTCGACAAAGTGCATGTCGAGTTCGGAATTGTGGCACTAGCACATAACTTGTTGAAAGTGGCGGGCATCCGCCTGGCCACATTCCTCAAACCAATAAGGGCAAAAAAAGAAGCTGGGGGAAAAACGAAACGGTTTTCCCCCAGCTTCTTTACTTTTTAG
- a CDS encoding 50S ribosomal protein L25: protein MQAIQAMIRRKGETAKTNNELRRKGWVPAVIYGSDIGNQSIQVEGRVLDQALRQQTTNKPFTLEINGNQHVVMVYELQRHPVMGNILHADFKKINMNEKVHTSVPIMMTGDPELGVATLVRHSVEVSCLPGNIPESFTVNVDGLQIGDVVLVKDLDVPQTVDLGLDEMEVVISVLPVKAKSDESIDAQEAAEGVMENAASPTEEAKKV from the coding sequence GTGCAAGCGATTCAGGCGATGATTCGTCGCAAAGGCGAGACCGCGAAGACGAACAATGAACTGAGACGAAAGGGCTGGGTTCCCGCCGTGATCTACGGCTCGGACATTGGCAATCAGTCCATTCAGGTAGAAGGACGCGTATTGGATCAGGCCCTTCGTCAGCAGACGACAAACAAACCGTTTACACTGGAGATTAACGGCAACCAGCATGTCGTGATGGTCTACGAACTGCAGCGTCACCCGGTGATGGGCAATATCCTGCATGCGGACTTTAAGAAAATCAATATGAATGAAAAGGTTCATACCAGTGTGCCGATTATGATGACAGGTGATCCCGAACTGGGTGTAGCAACACTGGTCCGGCATAGCGTAGAAGTCTCGTGTCTGCCGGGAAATATCCCGGAGTCGTTTACCGTAAATGTGGATGGCTTGCAAATTGGAGATGTGGTGCTGGTCAAAGACCTGGATGTTCCTCAAACGGTGGATTTGGGGCTGGATGAGATGGAAGTCGTCATCAGTGTTCTGCCGGTAAAAGCCAAGTCCGATGAGTCAATCGATGCCCAAGAGGCAGCCGAGGGTGTAATGGAGAATGCCGCTTCTCCGACGGAGGAAGCGAAAAAGGTATAG
- a CDS encoding anti-sigma-F factor Fin: MSIRYECRCCGMRIAEFDEDRVSEEQLGLNSLTAEERALIISKELGGDTVVSITCGFCRDALQLNPELSLVNSPLQ, from the coding sequence ATGAGCATTCGCTATGAATGTCGCTGCTGCGGCATGAGGATTGCAGAATTTGACGAAGACCGCGTATCGGAGGAACAACTGGGTTTGAACTCCTTGACCGCAGAGGAACGTGCTCTTATAATATCCAAAGAACTAGGGGGAGACACCGTGGTAAGCATCACCTGCGGTTTTTGCCGCGATGCCTTGCAACTGAACCCGGAGCTCTCGCTGGTAAATAGCCCGTTGCAATAA
- the pth gene encoding aminoacyl-tRNA hydrolase, translating to MKVIVGLGNPGKKYEDTRHNAGFMAIDKINDKWGIPVQQNKFRALVGEGRIDGEKVLLVKPQTYMNLSGESIAEILKFYKLGPEDVVVIYDDLDLPPGQLRLREKGSAGGHNGIKSLIMHMGTQDFNRIKIGIGRPEPGRSVSDYVLHPFSTEERPLISEAVDLAAEAAAMWMKEPFLKVMNKYNAAKK from the coding sequence GTGAAAGTAATCGTCGGACTGGGGAACCCCGGCAAAAAATATGAAGATACCAGACATAATGCAGGTTTTATGGCCATAGATAAGATTAATGACAAATGGGGCATACCCGTTCAGCAGAACAAATTTCGTGCGCTCGTCGGAGAAGGACGGATTGACGGAGAGAAAGTGCTTCTCGTCAAACCCCAAACCTATATGAATTTATCCGGTGAATCGATAGCGGAAATTCTGAAGTTTTACAAACTGGGCCCTGAGGATGTTGTGGTCATTTACGATGACCTGGATTTGCCCCCTGGCCAGCTTCGCTTGCGAGAAAAAGGAAGCGCCGGCGGACACAATGGGATCAAATCACTTATTATGCATATGGGTACACAAGATTTTAACCGCATCAAAATCGGCATCGGTCGTCCTGAACCGGGACGGAGTGTCAGTGATTATGTGCTCCACCCTTTTTCGACGGAGGAACGCCCATTAATTAGCGAAGCCGTAGATCTGGCTGCCGAAGCCGCCGCGATGTGGATGAAGGAACCGTTTCTCAAAGTGATGAACAAATACAACGCCGCCAAAAAATAA
- the glmU gene encoding bifunctional UDP-N-acetylglucosamine diphosphorylase/glucosamine-1-phosphate N-acetyltransferase GlmU: MSNIHAVVLAAGQGTRMKSKLYKVLHPVCGKPMVQHVVDTLAAMKVEDVVVVVGHGADTVQATLGDTVQYALQSEQLGTAHAVQQAEPLLQGKEGTTFILYGDVPLLSEETLTELLRFHEEQQAAATVLTAVLPDPTGYGRIVRNAAGEVLEIVEHKDASEEVRAIKEINTGIYCFDNQKLWSTLAQVKNDNVQGEYYVTDCVGILREAGEKVFAFEAADPDETMGVNDRAQLSEAEAYMRRRIAVRHMKNGVSIIDPLSTYIEADVVIGSDTVIQPGTYLRRGTTIGGDCVIGPGADLSNTRVADGVTISYSVLVDALVDQGAAVGPYAYVRPGSEIGANVKIGDFVELKNAKIGKGTKVPHLSYVGDAEIGEGVNIGCGTITVNYDGAVKHKTVVGDGSFIGCNTNLVAPLTVGKNAYVAAGSTINQDVPDDAMAIARERQVNKPGYANKLPRKGKKD, encoded by the coding sequence ATGTCGAATATCCATGCCGTAGTACTAGCAGCAGGTCAAGGAACACGGATGAAGTCGAAGCTGTACAAGGTTTTGCACCCCGTCTGCGGAAAGCCGATGGTCCAGCATGTTGTGGATACACTGGCTGCCATGAAGGTGGAGGATGTCGTCGTGGTCGTTGGTCACGGTGCTGACACCGTTCAAGCCACCTTGGGCGATACTGTGCAATACGCATTGCAAAGTGAGCAGCTCGGGACGGCCCATGCTGTACAGCAAGCGGAACCGCTTCTACAGGGAAAAGAAGGAACTACGTTTATTTTGTATGGAGATGTACCCCTTCTGTCAGAAGAGACGTTGACAGAGCTTTTGCGTTTTCATGAAGAGCAGCAGGCAGCAGCCACTGTTCTGACTGCTGTACTTCCGGATCCAACAGGGTATGGACGTATCGTCCGCAACGCTGCTGGGGAAGTACTGGAGATCGTGGAACACAAAGATGCGTCTGAAGAGGTCCGGGCGATCAAAGAGATTAATACAGGCATATACTGTTTTGACAACCAAAAATTGTGGAGTACGCTGGCACAAGTGAAAAATGATAACGTACAAGGAGAATACTATGTGACAGATTGCGTCGGTATTCTTCGCGAAGCCGGAGAAAAGGTCTTTGCTTTTGAAGCGGCCGACCCGGATGAAACCATGGGCGTCAATGACCGTGCCCAGTTGTCAGAAGCCGAAGCGTACATGCGCAGACGAATTGCTGTGCGCCACATGAAAAACGGCGTATCCATTATCGATCCCCTCTCTACCTATATTGAGGCGGATGTGGTGATCGGGTCCGATACGGTTATCCAACCAGGTACCTATCTGCGAAGAGGGACAACCATCGGGGGAGATTGTGTCATTGGACCTGGCGCTGATTTGAGCAACACCCGAGTAGCCGACGGTGTAACGATTTCCTACTCCGTCCTGGTCGATGCCCTGGTAGACCAAGGGGCTGCGGTCGGACCCTATGCATACGTGCGACCGGGATCAGAGATCGGGGCCAACGTCAAAATTGGCGATTTTGTCGAATTGAAAAATGCGAAGATTGGCAAGGGGACCAAAGTGCCCCATCTCAGCTATGTGGGAGACGCGGAAATTGGCGAAGGTGTCAACATCGGTTGTGGAACCATTACGGTGAACTATGATGGCGCTGTCAAACACAAAACAGTGGTAGGGGACGGCTCGTTTATTGGTTGCAATACAAATCTCGTCGCTCCGCTGACCGTCGGGAAGAACGCTTATGTGGCAGCCGGCTCTACAATTAATCAGGACGTACCCGATGACGCCATGGCCATCGCCCGCGAGCGTCAGGTGAATAAACCAGGATACGCGAACAAATTGCCTCGCAAGGGCAAAAAGGATTAA
- a CDS encoding ribose-phosphate diphosphokinase, whose product MANYRDPKLKVFTCNANRQLAQEIADHIGVPLGNSEAVRFSDGECQIKLNESVRGCDVFVIQPTSAPVNEHLMELLVMVDALKRASAKSINVVIPYYGYARQDRKARARDPITAKLVANLIETAGAHRVITMDLHATQIQGFFDIPVDHLLGVPILGKYFAEKGLNDIVVVSPDHGGVTRARRLAERLEAPIAIIDKRRPEPNVAEVMNIVGNIDGKTAIIIDDIIDTAGTITLAASALIEAGARDVYACCTHPVLSGPAIERIANSKISELVVTNSIPLTQDQLIDKIKVLSVAPIIGEAIIRVHEELSVSKLFD is encoded by the coding sequence ATGGCTAATTACCGCGACCCCAAACTGAAGGTATTTACATGTAATGCAAACCGTCAGCTTGCTCAGGAGATTGCTGATCACATCGGTGTTCCGCTGGGTAATTCGGAAGCAGTTCGCTTTAGCGATGGCGAGTGTCAGATCAAATTAAACGAGAGTGTACGGGGCTGTGATGTCTTTGTCATCCAACCGACATCCGCGCCTGTGAATGAGCACCTGATGGAGCTGTTGGTCATGGTAGACGCTTTGAAGCGCGCCTCGGCCAAAAGCATCAACGTGGTGATTCCGTACTATGGCTATGCACGCCAAGATCGCAAAGCGCGCGCCCGCGATCCGATTACGGCCAAACTGGTGGCCAATCTGATCGAAACAGCTGGGGCTCACCGTGTCATCACGATGGATTTGCATGCAACCCAGATTCAGGGGTTCTTTGATATCCCGGTCGATCATTTGCTGGGTGTACCGATTTTGGGTAAATATTTCGCCGAGAAGGGGCTGAATGATATTGTTGTCGTCTCCCCTGACCATGGTGGTGTGACTCGTGCCCGTAGACTGGCAGAGCGTCTGGAAGCTCCCATCGCGATTATCGACAAGCGCCGCCCGGAACCAAATGTCGCGGAAGTTATGAACATCGTCGGAAATATCGACGGCAAAACAGCCATTATCATCGATGACATCATTGATACAGCCGGTACTATTACGCTGGCAGCCAGCGCACTGATTGAAGCGGGTGCCCGCGACGTCTACGCTTGCTGTACGCACCCGGTTCTCTCCGGTCCTGCGATCGAGCGCATCGCCAACTCCAAAATCAGCGAGCTGGTCGTGACCAACTCGATCCCGCTGACACAGGATCAACTGATTGACAAAATCAAAGTCCTGTCCGTAGCTCCGATCATCGGGGAAGCGATTATTCGCGTACACGAGGAGCTTTCGGTCAGCAAGCTGTTTGACTAG